AAAGCCCGTGTCTTTCCACTTGAAAAAAAGTCATGATTGATATAGTGTCGTTGTATGCGATGTCAGGGACACAGTGGTTTTATTGTGCTTATTGTTTTTCTTTTTTTGACGTCATGCTTTCCCCGGCAGCCGGTTAATCCGGCGCTGTACGAAGAATGTTACGATTACAACTACGATGCATTCGGCGGCATTACCTTTACCATTGAATGTGAAGCGGGAAACGGGGAAACGGGCACCGATTCCATGCTTTATTCGGCGACGATAGAGAAGGGGGAACTCTCCGTCGACTTCGCGGACGATGAAGATCCGGGATCGCGCAGTAACGATCTCAGGCATTACCGGACCGTATCCGAATACATCCTGCAACTGCTTTTTTCCGTCTACGACACCTTTCGGAATTATATCACCTTACTGCCGAAATCGGATATAGAAACAAAAATCGCGCCCACTCCCGAAGATCAACTCGCTACCGATTTCATTATACTGCAGACGATGCAGTCAAAAAAAACGAAACCGGAAATACGTCCGGTATTCAAAAAAACATGCATGCGTTACTGCGTGAGTTCATTCGACCTTGAAATCGAGTCGATTCATTACCGGTATGACATCGAATATGAATGTATGCAGATGCTGATATTCCCCCGGATTATTACATTTATCGATATCAATGATGGGCATCCCGGGCCGCTTGTCATCACGGCAACCGAGGTAAAGACCTCGTTGCCGCATGGTCTGGTACATCCCGCAGAAGACCGATAGAGACAGACGGCGTGAGTCTGAGTGAACACCCATGAATACCGGAGGAACCAATGATCAGGAACATCGGAAAAGAAGATTACCACAAGATAGCCCGTCTTTTTTTCAGCGGATTCTTCCCCACCGATTTTGAAAAGCGGTACTTTGTGCCCGAAAAAACACTCGCCGTACTCGAAAAGGACGGCCATTGCGCTTTTTCATGGTTCACGACACTCAGGGATATCGGTATCGCCATCCTGGTGTTCGACCCGGCAATCGATGATGCGGCAAGTATCGACAGCCTGCTCCGGCACACATTGCGCCTGATTCCCCTGAAAGAATTGAAAGGGTTATCCCTGATTTCGACAAAAAGGCTTTCAAACGAACAATTACGGGCCGTTCCCGGCCCGATCAAACGTTCGGAAATAAAAATGGCATACACAAAAGGATATATAGAAATTCCGGAGGTGAAGATCGTCACCTACAAGGAAGAATATTTCGACCAGGAGCTCGCGCTTGAGTCGAGATTGTTTTACGAGTTCAGGAAAAAACATCACTGGGAACCATACCGGATCGAAGACGCCCCGGAAGAGGAATTGGAAAATATAAAAAAATATTTCGATAAAAACAGGGAATCCTTTTTCTTTTATTTTGACAATAGGACCCTTGTCGGAAGCACCCTGCTGGTCAACGATTTCATTCAATCGCTTTGTATTGCCGAAGAATATCAAAGAAAAGGATACGGTTCGTTACTGACGAAATATGCCGTCAATCACGCCCTGAAAAAAGGCTATAAAATCATCCACCTGCTTGTCTTTGACGACAATACGGCCGCTATCGGTATGTACAAAAAGATCGGCTTTGACGAAAAAAGGTATCAATATATTTATTAACAAACCATGCGACCGCAGTGAATGGTTATAGTGACGGAACCTTTACCGTATAAACATAGTAGTTCGAGCGATAAGGATAATCGCTGATATAAAAGAGGTCGAAAAAGGATTTAAATTTTTCCGGAAGCTTCGAATAGACAAACTCGGCAATAAGGATGGTTCCCGGTTCTGTGTAATTTTTTTCGAGGTCATTGATTTTATTGTAGATTTTCGTCGTCAGTACATTCGCCCTGGTCACGCCCGGTTTCAATGATATGTCGATGATTATTTTCAATTCGATCGGCTCTTTCAATAGATGATTGAACATATTGTATTCGCAAAGCCAATGCAGTATATGAATCCCGCTCAACACCGCCTGATTGCAGGTCGATTTTACCCCTTCACTCTCCTTGACCGTATTCTGGAAGAGAATGAAGCCGCCGTCACCATGCCAGGTGAGGAGTTTCCCGTTTCGGCCGCCGCAGATTTTCATTATTTCGTTCTTGATATCCGACATTATCCGTTTCATTTTTTTCGGATAACGCAGAATGAGATTCGAACTTCCGGCAATATCGGTTTTCAACAGAACCTGCACGTCTGTATGTTCTTTTTCTTCTTTTTCCAGCGTCTTTATCAGCGCCTCGATCCCGTTCATCTTGTATTTTTTCCCCGAATAGATCCCGTTATTGTCATAAATGGAAAGAAGTATCTTGACGAGTTTCATGAGTTTCTCGTCGGAGAAGGTTTTAACGATAATGTCCGCTTTTTCTTTTTTGGTAATGGATATTCCGAATGTCTTTCCCGCGGTTTCATGAAAATCGAAGGTACTGTCGATTTCCGAAATAAACCGTTCGAGGGGAAAACTGTTGTTGACGATGATTGTCTTGATATCACGTCTGATCTGGTTTAATTTTGTTTTTGAAATCGTTTTCTGGATCTCTTCCATAGCCTGACATTTTACCGTATAATTTTATACGTAGTATATAGTACAGGCAATCATATATATTTGTCAAATAATTCTTGTTTGAACGAACGGGGAAGCATACCGGTCCACGCAGATTCACGAAGCGGGTATGTGATATTTGGTATGGATATCCGAACCGTGGAACACTTGTTTACATAGCAGTCAAAAATATATTATAATAAAAAGAGATACATCATAAGCGATGCCCCGGTAAATCCGGCGGATGATAACCGGATATCGTGTGTCGCAAATAAGTCGACATGATTGCGGGAAGTGAGGAAACGTATTCTTGCGGGGGCTATAATAAGGAGAAACGGGAATGGAACGTGAAGGACAAAGAGAAAGTCTTTTTATCACGATTAATAGATACAAGGATACCGTGCTGACAAAACTTGTACCGCAGACCCGTGAAAATATCGATCCGGTAAAAGTTCTTGAAAACAGGGACATCGGTTTTTTCGACAAGGTGGAAAAACTGAAAAACGTCTCTTCATCGCGGATATGCGAATCTCTCGAACACCATATCAGGCATTGTAAGGACACCGACACGTTCCTCTTTTCGTATTCCGGCCACGGAATTATCGACGAACACGGAAAACTCTATCTCGCCGCGAAAAACACCAGACTGAATGCCCTGCGTTCGACGGCGGTACCCCTTTCTTTTTTAATCGAACTCATGGAAGAATGCCATGGGGGCGAGAAGATTTTTATTATCGACTGCGCGTTTATCAGCATGGCGCGCAAAGGAGTCACGCAAAAGCAGGTCTCACCGGGCGATTGTTTCGGCTGTATCGAAGGAAAAGGACTCGCGGTCATCTCGTCTTCCCGAATCACCGAGTATCCTTTTTACAGCGAAAAAAGGATCAGTCTGAATGAAGACGTTTATTTTATGCATCATATTGTCGAGGGACTCGAGACCGGCAATGCCGATATTGACGGCGACGGATTCGTCACGGTCGGGGAATTGTATCGGTATATAATAAAAAAGATGGAAGCCGACACGTGCGGGCAATTGCCGGTATTGTGGCTTTCCGATCAAAAGGACGATATCGTCATCGCGAAAAATCCCCGCGGAAGGACGGTGCGCCGCGAGAAGGAGGAAGACGAGAAGAACCTCGAGCAGGATAACGATGCGCCGTCTTCCCCCGCTATCACCTCCACGATCGCAAAACAGGGATGGAAAAGCGTGAAACCCGGCAGGGAATACGCCTTTTTCTTTTTATATATCGCGCTGCATCAACCTTCGGTTATCCGTGAAAAA
This Spirochaetales bacterium DNA region includes the following protein-coding sequences:
- a CDS encoding GNAT family N-acetyltransferase, coding for MIRNIGKEDYHKIARLFFSGFFPTDFEKRYFVPEKTLAVLEKDGHCAFSWFTTLRDIGIAILVFDPAIDDAASIDSLLRHTLRLIPLKELKGLSLISTKRLSNEQLRAVPGPIKRSEIKMAYTKGYIEIPEVKIVTYKEEYFDQELALESRLFYEFRKKHHWEPYRIEDAPEEELENIKKYFDKNRESFFFYFDNRTLVGSTLLVNDFIQSLCIAEEYQRKGYGSLLTKYAVNHALKKGYKIIHLLVFDDNTAAIGMYKKIGFDEKRYQYIY
- a CDS encoding caspase family protein, which encodes MEREGQRESLFITINRYKDTVLTKLVPQTRENIDPVKVLENRDIGFFDKVEKLKNVSSSRICESLEHHIRHCKDTDTFLFSYSGHGIIDEHGKLYLAAKNTRLNALRSTAVPLSFLIELMEECHGGEKIFIIDCAFISMARKGVTQKQVSPGDCFGCIEGKGLAVISSSRITEYPFYSEKRISLNEDVYFMHHIVEGLETGNADIDGDGFVTVGELYRYIIKKMEADTCGQLPVLWLSDQKDDIVIAKNPRGRTVRREKEEDEKNLEQDNDAPSSPAITSTIAKQGWKSVKPGREYAFFFLYIALHQPSVIREKNQDCINRETSCFLSYISHWIRGAGGKLWVHKKENNEYIYLFPYTENNIKKIFQCAFRILLYKSIYDFEHSAIQDLLSFRLGLHLDAARYEPDPENKILASSAVNFCFHFGEKLEPEYLYVTRDVRALMPQHYHRFLFPSGNMESQDLYRLGLSYIKETII